A region from the Microcoleus sp. FACHB-68 genome encodes:
- a CDS encoding serine/threonine-protein kinase codes for MNLTAGTVLQNGQYVINATLGEGAVGITYRATQTDLNLPVAIKTLNESLRHQANFEQLQKQFQSLARRLQKCQHPNIVRVFDCFKQAGLFYMVMEYIPGQTLAELIQFSQPVPQEQALDYIRQIGSAVGVLHEHGLVHGDIKPQNLIRLEGSNCVVVTDFSIANELSAGFFATGYGPAERDFAQLRHTPTTDIYGLAATLYGLLTGQPPVAAQLGEGILSTDGQPGKPNLSLAVLEAIRCGLETEVSRRPQTVETWLSFLPAGKHMNEIEPANPEVQGDSSEELEEPATVTTPKTSDRHSSNKRFVRLSFILTAVLAGLAGAGFGLSLRFGNAGKVGSGLFNPEQSFPPLKDWPGTDTQGLSPYALGKKSFSAHTQEEAVDFSPAQDASELEEEPEWAAPPSSVSPASTSPSEAGAAIPLRQS; via the coding sequence ATGAACTTAACAGCTGGCACAGTCCTTCAAAATGGCCAATATGTCATCAACGCGACTTTGGGCGAAGGTGCGGTAGGCATCACCTATCGGGCCACCCAGACCGATTTAAACTTACCTGTAGCGATTAAAACCCTCAACGAGAGCCTGCGCCATCAAGCGAACTTTGAGCAGTTGCAGAAGCAATTTCAAAGCCTCGCGCGTCGCCTGCAAAAGTGCCAGCACCCGAACATCGTCAGAGTTTTCGATTGTTTCAAACAAGCTGGGTTGTTTTATATGGTCATGGAATATATTCCAGGCCAGACTTTAGCAGAACTCATACAGTTCAGCCAGCCGGTGCCACAAGAGCAAGCACTTGACTATATCCGTCAGATTGGCTCAGCAGTGGGCGTCCTTCATGAACATGGTTTAGTGCATGGGGACATCAAGCCCCAAAACCTGATTCGCTTAGAGGGCAGCAATTGTGTGGTGGTGACTGACTTTAGTATTGCCAATGAGCTGAGTGCCGGCTTTTTTGCGACCGGCTATGGGCCGGCTGAGCGAGACTTTGCTCAATTGCGGCATACCCCAACCACCGATATTTATGGACTCGCGGCCACCCTCTACGGCTTGCTAACCGGCCAACCGCCGGTGGCAGCACAATTGGGCGAGGGTATTCTGTCCACAGATGGGCAACCCGGTAAACCCAACCTCAGTCTGGCCGTTCTTGAGGCGATTCGCTGCGGTTTGGAAACAGAGGTGAGCCGGCGTCCACAAACAGTCGAAACCTGGCTGTCATTTTTACCGGCAGGGAAACACATGAACGAGATAGAGCCGGCAAACCCAGAAGTTCAAGGGGACAGCAGCGAGGAACTCGAAGAACCGGCAACGGTAACAACCCCCAAAACTTCAGATCGGCACTCATCCAATAAACGCTTTGTTAGACTCAGTTTTATCCTAACTGCCGTGCTTGCTGGGCTAGCCGGTGCCGGCTTTGGGTTGTCACTTCGCTTTGGCAATGCCGGCAAGGTGGGATCTGGTCTCTTTAATCCTGAACAGTCCTTTCCCCCGCTCAAAGACTGGCCGGGGACAGACACGCAGGGTTTATCTCCATACGCCCTCGGTAAGAAAAGTTTTTCCGCTCACACCCAAGAAGAAGCGGTGGATTTCTCGCCGGCACAAGACGCTTCAGAGCTTGAAGAAGAACCAGAATGGGCCGCTCCACCTAGCTCGGTTTCCCCAGCTAGTACCTCACCCTCAGAGGCTGGCGCTGCCATTCCCCTACGCCAATCCTGA
- a CDS encoding anhydro-N-acetylmuramic acid kinase: MTKVIGLISGTSVDGIDAALVDITGTEFDLKIQLLAADTYPYPAQLRAQILAICAGAAISMAELAELDDAIAQQFALAATAVAAGTPTDLIGSHGQTVYHRPPQPDPGTNDSSLPLGYSLQLGRGAAIAHLTGIPTVNNFRAADIAAGGQGAPLVSKIDLCLLTHPTRSHCIQNLGGIGNVTYLPSAGSKMQKPVGWDTGPGNVLLDLAVQQLTNGAQTYDKDGALAAAGTPCLSLVEQWLQHPFFHQPPPKSTGRELFGPDYLQGCLSEAEAYSLTPADLLATLTELTVASIAHSYRTFLPQMPDQVFLCGGGSRNLYLRSRLQAQLQSVPVLTTDEAGLNADFKEAIAFAVLAYWRQRGIPGNLPLVTGACKPMLLGDIHFPYSLPEPGEE; this comes from the coding sequence ATGACCAAAGTGATTGGTTTGATCAGCGGCACCTCAGTAGATGGCATTGATGCCGCTTTAGTCGATATCACCGGCACTGAATTCGATTTAAAAATTCAGCTACTGGCGGCAGATACCTATCCTTATCCCGCCCAACTCCGAGCGCAAATTCTGGCCATCTGTGCCGGCGCGGCAATTTCAATGGCAGAACTGGCAGAACTTGATGATGCAATTGCTCAGCAATTTGCTTTGGCAGCCACCGCCGTTGCCGCCGGCACCCCAACTGATTTGATTGGTTCTCACGGCCAAACAGTCTATCATCGTCCACCTCAGCCAGATCCGGGCACAAATGATTCTTCTCTACCGTTGGGCTACAGCCTGCAACTCGGACGGGGTGCTGCGATCGCCCATTTAACCGGCATTCCCACAGTCAATAACTTTCGTGCTGCTGATATTGCTGCCGGGGGCCAGGGTGCGCCCTTGGTATCCAAAATCGATCTGTGTTTGCTCACCCATCCCACCCGCAGCCACTGCATTCAAAACCTTGGTGGCATTGGCAATGTCACCTATTTACCCTCAGCCGGCTCCAAGATGCAAAAGCCGGTGGGATGGGACACCGGCCCAGGTAACGTCCTGCTGGATCTGGCTGTGCAACAGCTCACAAATGGCGCTCAAACTTACGACAAAGACGGTGCTTTAGCCGCCGCCGGCACCCCTTGTCTGAGTTTGGTTGAGCAGTGGTTGCAGCACCCATTTTTTCACCAGCCACCGCCCAAATCCACAGGCCGGGAACTGTTTGGCCCAGACTACCTTCAAGGCTGTCTTAGTGAGGCTGAAGCTTATTCCCTCACACCAGCTGACTTACTAGCCACGCTAACTGAACTCACGGTTGCTTCGATTGCTCACAGCTACCGGACTTTTTTACCCCAAATGCCGGATCAAGTCTTCTTGTGCGGCGGCGGTAGCCGAAATCTATACTTAAGAAGCCGGCTGCAAGCCCAACTTCAGTCTGTGCCGGTGTTAACAACTGATGAAGCCGGTTTAAATGCTGATTTCAAAGAAGCGATTGCTTTTGCTGTGCTAGCTTATTGGCGTCAGAGGGGCATTCCCGGTAATCTCCCACTGGTGACAGGTGCGTGCAAGCCGATGCTCCTCGGTGATATTCATTTCCCATATTCTTTGCCTGAACCGGGCGAAGAGTAG
- a CDS encoding RNA degradosome polyphosphate kinase, whose translation MTTTQTTRDEINLSDPQYYFSRELSWLEFNNRVLREALDPRTPLLERLKFLAIFSANLDEFFMVRVAALKQQVEAKVSKLSADGRSPQDQLDVICQRLRPMVTEQHQHFEREIRPILANHNIHILEYVDLNQEERLYLQRYFEEQIFPVLTPLAVDPGHPFPYISNLSLNLAVVVKDPDSEEEFFARVKVPKVLPRFVSLPAAERSSETAFLFISLEQVIAHNLEFLFPGMNIQEYHPFRITRNADLEVEEDEADDLLLAIEQELRKRRFGGSVVRMEIQAAMPIPVQQMLREELSLAESDVYEVEGLLSLGDLMSFMALPLPELKDPPWTPVVPPRFRRLSEPHVEHSKVDSDEGEDIFALIRQRDWLLHHPYQSFAATVQRFITQAAHDPAVLAIKMTLYRTSGDSPIVNALIAAAENGKQVAALVELKARFDEENNIHWARKLEKAGVHVVYGLVGLKTHTKVAMVVRREEDRMRRYVHIGTGNYNPKTARIYTDLGLLSCREELGADLTDLFNYLTGYSRQRSYRKLLVAPVNMRERMISLIRREIDHCRNGHTGRIVAKMNSLVDPQIIAALYEASGAGVQIDLIVRGMCSLRPGLPGVSENIRVISIIGRFLEHSRIYYFHNRGQEEVYTGSADWMPRNLNRRVEAIVPVEEPEIVKDLEEILGVMLADNRQAWELQSDGSYIQRRPAEEGNEQSAQKILMEIAMQ comes from the coding sequence ATGACCACAACCCAGACAACTAGAGACGAAATCAACCTCAGTGATCCGCAATACTACTTCAGCCGCGAACTAAGCTGGCTGGAGTTTAACAACCGAGTCTTGCGTGAAGCCCTTGATCCCCGGACGCCACTACTAGAACGCCTGAAGTTTTTGGCTATCTTCAGCGCTAACTTAGACGAGTTCTTTATGGTTCGCGTCGCCGCCTTGAAACAGCAGGTAGAAGCGAAAGTTAGTAAATTATCTGCCGACGGGCGTTCGCCGCAAGATCAACTAGATGTGATTTGCCAGCGACTCCGCCCGATGGTGACGGAACAGCACCAGCATTTTGAGCGGGAAATCCGACCGATTTTAGCAAACCACAACATACACATCTTGGAATATGTAGACTTAAACCAAGAGGAACGACTGTATCTGCAACGGTATTTTGAGGAGCAAATCTTTCCCGTCCTAACGCCCTTAGCAGTCGATCCGGGTCATCCATTTCCCTATATCTCTAACCTCAGCCTGAACCTAGCAGTTGTGGTAAAAGATCCGGACAGTGAGGAAGAATTTTTTGCCAGAGTCAAAGTGCCTAAAGTTTTGCCCCGGTTTGTCTCTTTGCCGGCAGCCGAAAGAAGCAGCGAAACTGCTTTTCTGTTTATCTCGCTTGAGCAGGTAATTGCTCATAATTTAGAATTCCTGTTTCCCGGCATGAACATTCAGGAATATCACCCGTTCCGAATTACCCGCAATGCGGATTTGGAAGTGGAAGAAGACGAGGCGGATGACTTGCTGCTGGCAATTGAGCAGGAATTGCGGAAACGCCGGTTTGGTGGATCGGTTGTGCGGATGGAAATTCAAGCCGCCATGCCGATACCCGTGCAGCAAATGCTCAGAGAGGAGCTTTCTCTGGCGGAAAGTGATGTTTACGAAGTCGAGGGTTTGCTGAGTTTAGGGGATTTGATGTCCTTTATGGCATTGCCCCTGCCGGAACTTAAAGATCCCCCGTGGACGCCGGTGGTTCCGCCTCGGTTCCGCCGGCTGAGTGAACCCCATGTGGAACACTCGAAAGTAGATAGCGACGAGGGAGAAGATATATTCGCACTCATCCGCCAGCGAGATTGGCTGCTGCATCACCCGTATCAATCGTTTGCCGCAACGGTGCAGCGCTTTATCACGCAAGCTGCCCACGATCCAGCGGTGTTGGCAATTAAAATGACACTTTACCGCACCTCTGGAGATTCCCCCATCGTCAACGCCTTGATCGCAGCGGCGGAAAATGGCAAACAGGTGGCGGCTTTAGTGGAACTGAAAGCCCGGTTTGATGAAGAAAATAATATCCACTGGGCGCGGAAGCTAGAAAAAGCCGGCGTTCATGTGGTTTATGGTTTGGTGGGGCTAAAAACTCACACCAAAGTTGCGATGGTGGTGCGGCGAGAGGAAGATCGGATGCGCCGGTATGTCCACATCGGCACCGGCAACTATAATCCGAAAACCGCCCGGATTTATACAGATTTAGGACTGTTAAGCTGCCGGGAAGAGTTGGGTGCAGATTTAACAGATTTGTTTAACTACTTAACCGGCTACTCGCGGCAGCGATCATACCGCAAACTTCTCGTCGCGCCGGTGAATATGCGCGAACGTATGATTTCACTGATCCGGCGTGAGATCGACCACTGCCGCAACGGTCACACGGGCCGGATTGTGGCCAAAATGAATTCCCTCGTAGACCCACAAATTATTGCGGCACTTTACGAAGCCTCTGGTGCCGGCGTACAGATCGATCTGATTGTGCGTGGGATGTGCAGCCTGCGTCCCGGACTGCCTGGGGTGAGCGAGAATATCCGCGTCATCAGCATTATCGGTCGCTTTTTAGAACACTCCCGAATTTATTACTTCCACAACCGAGGTCAAGAAGAAGTTTACACCGGCAGCGCCGATTGGATGCCTCGCAACCTCAACCGGCGCGTTGAAGCGATCGTGCCGGTGGAAGAACCCGAAATTGTTAAAGACCTGGAAGAAATTTTGGGAGTCATGCTAGCAGATAACCGCCAAGCTTGGGAGTTACAGTCTGATGGCAGCTACATTCAGCGTCGTCCAGCAGAGGAAGGCAACGAGCAATCCGCCCAGAAAATCCTGATGGAAATTGCGATGCAGTAG
- a CDS encoding superoxide dismutase: protein MAFTLPELPYPADALESGHMSAQTFSFHHDKHHAAYVNNLNKQIEGTELADKSLEEIITATSKDSSKAGIFNNAAQVWNHTFFWHCMKPGGGGQPSGALADKINSDLGGYDKFKEEFKTAATTQFGSGWAWLVLDNGTLKVTKTGNAENPLANGQTALLTLDVWEHAYYLDFQNRRPDFIQNFLDHLVNWDFVAENLAKAS, encoded by the coding sequence ATGGCATTTACGCTTCCTGAGTTACCGTATCCCGCCGATGCCTTAGAATCAGGCCATATGTCGGCACAAACTTTTTCCTTCCACCACGACAAGCATCACGCAGCTTACGTGAATAACCTCAACAAACAAATCGAGGGGACGGAACTCGCGGACAAATCTCTTGAAGAAATCATTACCGCAACCTCTAAAGATTCCAGCAAAGCCGGCATCTTCAACAACGCCGCCCAAGTTTGGAACCACACCTTCTTCTGGCATTGCATGAAACCAGGTGGAGGCGGTCAGCCCTCCGGCGCACTTGCCGATAAAATCAACTCAGACCTCGGCGGCTACGACAAATTCAAAGAAGAGTTCAAAACCGCTGCCACCACCCAATTTGGTAGCGGTTGGGCTTGGCTGGTTTTAGATAACGGCACTCTGAAAGTCACCAAGACTGGCAACGCAGAAAACCCCCTTGCAAACGGGCAAACAGCGCTGCTGACTCTGGATGTGTGGGAACACGCCTATTATCTCGATTTCCAAAACCGCCGGCCTGACTTTATTCAAAACTTCCTCGATCACCTAGTTAACTGGGATTTCGTCGCCGAAAACTTGGCTAAAGCTTCCTAA
- a CDS encoding EAL domain-containing protein, with protein MILGQENLLHQITNRIRQSLELPEILNTAVQEIGSYLEVDRVNIYKFDADDSGAVIAESIQEQRLPSLLGLHFPADDIPPQAREMFLKTRQRVIIDVTAQRKTFNQLDCAETGENLSVEDIRYAPVDECHVQYLLAMGVLASLTVPIVYQNRLWGLLAIHHTQPRRFSERELQIVQLLVDQISIAIAQSNLVIQVQQQAHHEAMINRVSSLLHCPLNQAEIRQMVLEETVKALQGSGGRLHIVVEPASQPSQIYTYGEQPTVPFIEETTVWKELIGWQETPATHSSTHEEIALAWQQAGKSLIALDINTQSSPTFSSSGVPSPQIITDFCGDIQGQSLAFAFQSTPIRSILIIPLQYRHQCVGCLSIFRNAYDTEILWAGRYNRDERNLHPRKSFEAWRELKTEQSPEWTSDEIKLAQSIGIHLYMALMQKRVESMLRHQASHDRLTKLPNRLLFDEQLSLALANAHQTGEMLAVAFLDLDRFKTVNDTLGHAVGDQLLQQVTERLRGCLRKCDAVARWGGDEFTLLFPHIGYVEDISRISRRILDALSTPFFIEAQELYISASLGISLAPYDGEDAETLLKNADTAMYRAKQQGRNNYQFYLPDMNTKALEKLELEADLRKALARDELLLHYQPQVDINTGEIVSLEALIRWQHPQMGLVPPNQFIPLAEETGLICSIGEWVIRSACNQHQAWCEQGLPPIPIAVNLSGRQFQQQGLVKTIKQIIQETNVDACYLEVEITESIAMQDIDFTIAVLQELRQMGIKIAMDDFGTGYSSLNSIKYFPLHTIKIDQSFVRDLLQDPSDAAIAKAVVALGQGLNLEVLAEGVETLEQLAFLQSIGCDSAQGYLFSKPLPPEAAFQLLSNWVPAQPQQPLNEGNNLEGLLSYAQVSEGAELATQISLAKFNENRNYDEEILIRAKALEVANQELEQQIIKYKQIEEALRQQYKQEQLMANIVQKICFNFNSEEVLNKILREVRQFLSIDRLIFYCFEFDWSGRVTVESVAEGCPSILGVKIEDCCFKENYVRYYKEGRVRAIEDIYDAVLAPCHINLLAQFQVRANLVVPVLQGDNLQGLLIAHQCYEPRHWQQNEISLLNQIALQAAIAIQQAELYRQLASAQPQP; from the coding sequence ATGATACTAGGCCAAGAAAATCTGCTTCATCAAATCACCAATCGCATCCGGCAATCACTAGAATTGCCAGAGATTTTGAACACAGCCGTGCAAGAAATCGGCTCCTACTTAGAAGTAGACCGAGTCAATATCTATAAATTTGATGCAGATGACAGTGGGGCAGTCATTGCCGAAAGTATCCAAGAGCAGCGCTTACCCTCACTGCTGGGCCTGCATTTTCCTGCCGATGATATCCCGCCGCAAGCCAGGGAAATGTTTCTTAAAACACGTCAGCGAGTGATTATTGATGTGACCGCTCAGCGGAAAACCTTTAATCAGTTGGATTGTGCAGAAACCGGAGAAAATCTGAGCGTTGAAGACATCCGCTACGCGCCGGTTGACGAGTGCCACGTTCAATATCTTTTGGCAATGGGAGTGCTCGCGTCTTTAACCGTGCCGATTGTCTATCAAAACCGGCTTTGGGGACTGCTTGCCATCCACCACACCCAACCGCGCCGCTTCTCAGAGCGAGAGTTGCAAATTGTACAACTTTTAGTAGATCAGATATCCATTGCCATTGCTCAGTCTAACTTGGTCATTCAAGTGCAGCAGCAGGCACACCACGAAGCCATGATTAATCGAGTAAGCAGCCTCCTCCACTGCCCCCTTAATCAGGCTGAAATCCGGCAAATGGTTCTAGAAGAAACAGTTAAAGCACTGCAAGGTTCTGGCGGGCGGCTACATATTGTTGTGGAACCGGCATCGCAGCCATCACAAATCTATACTTATGGCGAACAGCCGACGGTGCCGTTTATTGAAGAAACAACCGTCTGGAAAGAACTGATCGGTTGGCAGGAAACGCCGGCAACCCATAGTTCAACTCATGAAGAAATTGCCCTCGCTTGGCAACAAGCAGGAAAATCACTGATTGCACTCGATATCAACACTCAAAGCAGCCCCACCTTCAGCAGCAGTGGAGTGCCCTCCCCCCAGATCATCACCGACTTCTGTGGCGACATTCAAGGGCAGTCCCTAGCGTTTGCCTTTCAATCCACGCCAATTCGCTCAATCTTGATCATCCCACTCCAGTACCGGCACCAATGTGTGGGGTGCCTGAGTATTTTTCGTAACGCTTATGATACTGAAATTTTGTGGGCAGGGCGCTACAACCGTGATGAACGGAACCTGCACCCGCGCAAATCATTTGAAGCTTGGCGCGAACTCAAAACAGAGCAAAGTCCAGAATGGACTTCCGATGAAATCAAGCTGGCACAGTCGATTGGGATTCACCTGTATATGGCGCTGATGCAAAAGCGCGTAGAATCTATGCTGCGCCATCAAGCATCCCATGATCGGCTCACAAAGCTTCCCAACCGGCTGCTATTTGACGAACAACTTTCCCTGGCACTAGCAAACGCCCATCAAACAGGAGAAATGCTGGCGGTGGCATTTCTAGATTTAGATCGCTTCAAAACCGTTAACGATACTTTAGGTCATGCAGTTGGTGATCAGCTATTGCAGCAAGTAACAGAACGCTTGCGGGGTTGTCTTCGTAAGTGCGATGCCGTTGCGCGGTGGGGTGGAGATGAATTTACGCTTTTGTTCCCCCACATTGGTTATGTGGAAGACATTAGCAGAATTTCTCGGAGAATTTTGGATGCTCTGAGCACTCCGTTTTTTATCGAAGCTCAGGAACTTTATATCAGTGCAAGTTTAGGAATTTCCTTAGCTCCCTATGATGGCGAAGATGCAGAAACGTTGCTGAAAAATGCAGATACTGCCATGTATCGGGCTAAGCAGCAGGGGAGAAATAACTACCAGTTTTACTTGCCTGATATGAACACTAAAGCGCTAGAAAAATTGGAGCTGGAAGCCGATTTGCGTAAGGCGTTGGCAAGAGACGAGTTGCTGCTGCATTACCAACCTCAAGTAGATATCAATACAGGCGAAATTGTCAGCTTAGAGGCGCTGATTCGTTGGCAGCACCCGCAGATGGGATTGGTGCCACCCAATCAGTTTATTCCCTTAGCAGAAGAAACAGGACTGATCTGCTCGATTGGGGAATGGGTAATCCGGAGTGCGTGCAACCAGCATCAAGCTTGGTGCGAACAAGGGCTGCCACCGATTCCCATTGCGGTCAATCTTTCTGGCCGGCAGTTTCAACAGCAAGGTTTAGTCAAAACGATCAAGCAAATTATACAAGAAACTAACGTAGATGCTTGTTATTTAGAGGTAGAAATTACTGAAAGTATTGCGATGCAAGACATCGATTTCACCATTGCTGTTTTGCAAGAACTGCGGCAAATGGGAATTAAAATTGCAATGGATGATTTTGGGACGGGTTATTCTTCGCTCAATTCTATCAAATACTTTCCCCTACATACTATCAAAATCGATCAGTCGTTTGTGCGGGATCTCCTCCAAGATCCTAGTGATGCCGCAATTGCAAAAGCCGTTGTCGCTCTCGGACAAGGTTTGAATTTAGAAGTATTAGCTGAAGGAGTTGAGACGTTAGAACAGTTAGCATTTTTACAGTCGATTGGCTGTGACAGCGCTCAAGGCTATCTTTTTAGCAAACCGCTGCCTCCAGAAGCCGCTTTTCAACTGTTAAGCAATTGGGTGCCGGCGCAACCACAGCAGCCTTTAAATGAGGGAAACAACTTAGAGGGTTTGCTGTCTTACGCGCAGGTTAGTGAGGGTGCGGAATTGGCAACTCAAATATCACTAGCAAAATTCAATGAAAATAGAAACTATGATGAAGAAATTTTGATTCGTGCAAAAGCTCTTGAAGTGGCGAATCAAGAACTTGAACAACAAATTATTAAATACAAGCAGATTGAAGAAGCGCTGCGCCAGCAATATAAACAAGAGCAATTAATGGCAAACATTGTTCAAAAAATCTGTTTTAACTTTAACTCAGAAGAAGTTCTAAACAAAATTCTTAGAGAAGTAAGACAGTTTCTTTCTATTGATCGACTCATCTTTTATTGTTTTGAATTTGATTGGAGTGGGCGTGTAACTGTAGAATCTGTGGCAGAAGGTTGTCCATCCATTTTAGGAGTAAAAATAGAAGATTGCTGTTTTAAAGAAAACTATGTTCGTTATTACAAAGAAGGGCGGGTGAGAGCGATAGAAGATATTTATGACGCTGTTTTAGCGCCCTGTCACATTAATTTATTGGCTCAGTTTCAGGTCAGAGCCAATTTGGTTGTTCCTGTCCTGCAAGGAGATAATTTGCAGGGGTTGTTAATCGCTCATCAGTGTTACGAACCCCGACACTGGCAGCAGAATGAGATTAGCCTGCTTAACCAAATCGCACTTCAAGCGGCGATCGCTATCCAGCAAGCTGAACTTTACCGGCAGCTAGCCAGCGCCCAACCCCAGCCGTAA
- a CDS encoding response regulator, with product MNQEQIERRLQRLKEERELILNQVDNAIALFDQFDRLILFNRKLAEIWGMSPDWLQEQPHYDVVFAQVVEQSYWSTEQVEQLRQALEQTESESVSLYLEQANGICLEVYTTMTSDGGRLFTFRDVTGYRRSQDNLNAEVRRLRFILGLTERLQASVELREIGHFALSYLVQAMNAAFGDVKVINGVGVDRYAGILTNQISTEFIATYGAPAVAEMEAVLAQGIPYGQGLVWDVVETGKPLFVDDYQNHPKAVPAFRHPGIGQLGIFPIPSTTGKIIGLLTLESRNLQKLQEAPQQDMLLAACRTLGVAIERAEAQAHLQQINKDLERASQLKSEFLAAMSHELRTPLNSILGFADLLHRQTGGPLTDRQVNHVKAIEKSGQHLLQLITDILDLSKIEAGKAELDLEPVSIQELCGQCLKMIQPRTQAKGLALTLELDYRLNRVMLDERRVRQMVINLLSNAVKFTPEGGHIKLAGRLAYGTQLAQDVRPDRSPVNPMTPYLCLEVSDSGIGVPQEKWHLLFRPFQQVDSSLTRRHEGTGLGLALTKRLAELHGGTVSFQSIAGEGSTFRVWLPVTEPRQEVPVAHDRLARLSRSSKHPSFGGSATAVALKRVLVVEDQPSNQILIAEFLESEGYMVELICDGSAMLEAIYSPLATVGSLPDLILMDIQLPDVDGFELIQQLKAHTLWQRVPVIAVTAMAMPGDRERCLQAGADGYLSKPLNFDRVFSTVRSFAGSN from the coding sequence ATGAATCAAGAGCAGATTGAGCGGCGCTTGCAGCGGTTAAAGGAGGAGCGAGAACTCATCCTTAACCAAGTTGATAATGCGATTGCGCTGTTTGACCAATTTGATCGCTTAATTTTGTTTAATCGCAAACTCGCTGAAATTTGGGGGATGTCGCCTGATTGGCTTCAAGAGCAGCCTCATTATGACGTCGTTTTTGCCCAAGTTGTAGAACAAAGCTATTGGTCAACTGAGCAGGTAGAACAGCTCAGGCAAGCCCTTGAACAAACAGAAAGCGAGAGTGTTTCCCTGTATCTAGAACAGGCAAATGGCATCTGCTTGGAGGTTTATACCACCATGACTTCCGATGGGGGCCGGCTGTTTACCTTTCGGGATGTCACCGGCTATCGCAGATCCCAAGATAACTTGAATGCTGAAGTCAGGCGTCTGAGATTTATACTCGGTTTAACGGAACGGCTACAAGCGTCTGTGGAACTGCGGGAAATTGGCCACTTTGCCCTGAGCTACCTCGTACAGGCGATGAATGCTGCCTTTGGGGATGTGAAAGTGATTAACGGCGTCGGGGTTGATCGTTACGCCGGCATCCTCACCAATCAAATTTCCACTGAATTTATTGCCACTTATGGTGCGCCGGCTGTAGCTGAGATGGAAGCGGTGCTGGCTCAGGGCATTCCCTACGGGCAAGGATTGGTTTGGGATGTTGTAGAAACCGGCAAACCCTTATTTGTGGATGACTATCAAAACCACCCAAAAGCAGTGCCGGCATTTCGCCATCCCGGTATCGGGCAGCTGGGCATCTTTCCCATTCCCTCCACCACCGGCAAAATTATTGGGTTGCTCACCTTAGAATCGCGCAATCTGCAAAAACTGCAGGAAGCCCCCCAACAGGATATGCTACTGGCAGCCTGTCGCACCTTGGGTGTGGCGATCGAACGCGCCGAAGCCCAAGCCCACTTACAGCAGATTAATAAAGATTTAGAGCGAGCATCCCAGCTAAAATCCGAGTTTTTGGCGGCGATGTCTCACGAACTGCGGACGCCCCTCAACAGCATTCTGGGCTTCGCAGATTTGCTGCACCGGCAAACTGGTGGCCCTTTGACGGATCGACAAGTTAATCATGTCAAGGCGATTGAAAAAAGCGGCCAGCATTTGTTGCAATTGATTACGGATATTTTGGATTTATCTAAAATTGAAGCCGGCAAAGCTGAGCTAGATTTAGAGCCGGTTTCAATCCAAGAACTGTGCGGGCAGTGTTTGAAAATGATTCAACCCCGCACCCAAGCCAAGGGCTTAGCACTGACGCTGGAATTAGATTACCGGCTTAATCGTGTCATGCTCGATGAGCGTAGGGTGCGGCAGATGGTGATTAACTTACTGTCAAATGCGGTTAAATTCACCCCGGAAGGAGGACACATCAAGCTGGCTGGGCGGTTAGCTTACGGCACTCAACTGGCGCAAGATGTTCGCCCTGACAGAAGTCCGGTAAATCCCATGACGCCGTACCTGTGTTTGGAGGTGAGTGATTCTGGGATCGGGGTGCCCCAGGAAAAGTGGCACTTGCTGTTTCGCCCGTTTCAACAGGTAGATTCTTCCTTGACACGCCGGCATGAAGGCACAGGTTTGGGACTAGCGCTAACAAAGCGGCTGGCGGAACTGCATGGGGGGACGGTGTCGTTCCAATCAATTGCCGGTGAGGGTAGTACGTTTCGAGTTTGGCTGCCGGTGACGGAACCGCGCCAGGAGGTGCCGGTTGCTCATGATCGGCTTGCCAGATTAAGCCGTTCTAGCAAACATCCCAGTTTTGGTGGAAGTGCAACTGCTGTCGCCCTCAAGCGCGTTTTGGTTGTGGAAGATCAACCTTCTAACCAAATTTTGATTGCAGAGTTTTTGGAGTCTGAGGGGTACATGGTTGAGCTGATTTGTGATGGTTCTGCCATGTTGGAGGCGATTTACTCACCTTTGGCGACAGTCGGTTCACTGCCCGATTTAATTTTGATGGATATTCAGCTTCCAGATGTGGATGGGTTTGAACTGATCCAGCAGCTAAAAGCTCACACACTTTGGCAGCGGGTGCCGGTGATTGCGGTGACGGCAATGGCGATGCCGGGAGATCGTGAGCGGTGTCTTCAAGCCGGTGCGGATGGCTATTTAAGCAAGCCGCTTAATTTTGATCGCGTGTTTTCAACAGTGCGTTCTTTTGCCGGCTCAAATTAA